Proteins encoded within one genomic window of Acidiferrobacter thiooxydans:
- a CDS encoding glycoside hydrolase family 15 protein → MSALIEDYALIGNTHTAALVGRNGSIDWLCLPTFSSPACFAGLLGDEGNGRFLLAPAGGLRRVERAYREDSLILETRFETDDGVVELVDFMPSPRPDGITDIVRIVRGRGGVVPMRLALTLRLEYGSVLPWVQVEDHKLHAFAGPDAFFLYAPIPLSREHAEVRAEFAVAAGGEAAFVLTRAASYRPEPAGRNAHEALARTEAFWRRWGARMPKDGPYAPMVRRSAITLKALTFNPTGGIVAAATASLPESLGGPRNWDYRFCWLRDATFTLYALGLAGFRKEARAWRDWLCRAVGGEPGRIQIMYGLGGERTLEEREVPWLAGYAGSRPVRFGNAAYKQCQIDVYGEVMDALHLSRAQGFQDDVNSWGIQRGLMDFLEGGWDGPDSGLWEERSGPRPHIFSQVMAWVAADRAVKAVERFGREGPADRWRALRARIHEHVCRKGYNEKRQAFVQSYDTEKLDASLLLLPLVGFLSPHDERVVNTVRAIERELTVDGFVKRYEADGQDGLHAPEGAFLACTFWLADNYALVGHKAKAAAIFERVAGVANDVGLLAEEYDTKNRRLIGNFPQAFSHVGLINTAHNLLAAGPARHRAKAAGNPFCGNWVSDEL, encoded by the coding sequence GTGAGCGCCTTGATCGAAGACTACGCTTTGATCGGAAATACCCATACCGCGGCGCTCGTCGGGCGCAACGGATCCATCGATTGGCTATGCCTCCCGACCTTCAGCTCACCCGCGTGCTTTGCAGGACTGCTCGGGGATGAGGGCAACGGTCGCTTCCTGCTGGCGCCGGCAGGTGGCCTAAGGCGCGTGGAGCGCGCCTATCGCGAGGACAGCCTGATCCTGGAGACTCGCTTCGAGACCGACGATGGGGTGGTCGAGCTCGTCGATTTCATGCCATCACCGCGTCCCGATGGCATCACCGACATTGTGCGCATCGTGCGCGGGCGTGGCGGGGTCGTGCCCATGCGTCTTGCGCTCACGTTGCGACTGGAATATGGCTCGGTGCTGCCGTGGGTGCAGGTCGAGGATCACAAGCTCCATGCCTTTGCCGGTCCCGACGCGTTCTTTCTGTATGCCCCCATTCCGCTGTCTCGCGAGCACGCCGAGGTGCGTGCCGAGTTCGCGGTGGCCGCCGGCGGTGAAGCGGCCTTTGTGTTGACGCGCGCCGCCTCCTACCGCCCGGAGCCGGCCGGCCGTAATGCTCACGAGGCCCTGGCGCGCACCGAGGCCTTCTGGCGTCGCTGGGGCGCGCGCATGCCAAAGGACGGGCCCTACGCGCCCATGGTCCGTCGCTCGGCGATTACGCTCAAGGCCCTGACCTTCAATCCCACCGGGGGCATCGTGGCGGCGGCCACGGCGTCCCTGCCCGAGAGCCTCGGTGGTCCACGCAACTGGGACTACCGTTTCTGCTGGCTGCGCGACGCGACCTTTACGCTCTACGCCCTGGGCCTGGCCGGTTTTCGTAAGGAGGCGCGCGCCTGGCGGGACTGGTTATGCCGGGCGGTGGGCGGCGAACCGGGACGCATTCAGATCATGTATGGTCTCGGCGGAGAGCGCACGCTGGAGGAGCGCGAGGTGCCGTGGCTTGCGGGCTATGCCGGCAGCCGTCCGGTGCGGTTTGGCAACGCCGCGTATAAGCAATGTCAGATCGATGTTTACGGTGAGGTGATGGATGCCCTGCACCTGAGCCGCGCGCAAGGTTTCCAGGACGACGTGAATAGCTGGGGGATACAGCGAGGGCTCATGGATTTCCTGGAGGGGGGTTGGGATGGCCCGGACTCCGGCCTCTGGGAAGAGCGCAGCGGCCCGCGCCCCCATATCTTCTCCCAGGTGATGGCGTGGGTGGCGGCCGATCGCGCCGTCAAGGCCGTCGAGCGCTTTGGCCGAGAAGGGCCCGCGGATCGTTGGCGCGCGCTACGCGCCCGCATCCACGAACACGTCTGCCGCAAGGGCTATAACGAGAAAAGGCAGGCCTTCGTGCAAAGCTATGATACCGAGAAGCTCGATGCCTCATTGCTCCTGCTCCCGCTCGTGGGCTTTCTGTCCCCGCACGATGAGCGGGTCGTGAATACTGTGCGCGCCATAGAGCGTGAGCTGACCGTCGATGGGTTCGTCAAGCGCTACGAGGCGGACGGCCAGGACGGCCTGCATGCCCCCGAGGGCGCATTCCTGGCGTGCACCTTCTGGCTCGCGGACAATTATGCGCTCGTGGGCCACAAGGCCAAGGCCGCGGCGATCTTCGAGCGTGTCGCGGGCGTAGCCAATGACGTCGGTCTCCTGGCCGAGGAGTACGACACCAAGAATCGCCGGCTGATCGGCAATTTTCCCCAGGCCTTCTCCCATGTCGGGCTTATCAATACCGCCCACAACCTGCTTGCGGCCGGTCCCGCGCGACACCGCGCCAAGGCCGCCGGCAATCCATTCTGCGGAAACTGGGTGAGCGACGAACTCTGA
- the rpmE gene encoding 50S ribosomal protein L31, with amino-acid sequence MKADIHPEYHTITVTCACGNTFKTGSTLGHDLAVEVCSVCHPFYTGKQKIVDSTGRVEKFRQKYGLRGK; translated from the coding sequence ATGAAAGCCGATATCCATCCGGAATACCATACCATCACGGTAACGTGTGCCTGTGGGAACACGTTCAAGACCGGCTCCACGCTCGGTCACGACCTCGCCGTCGAGGTCTGCTCGGTCTGCCATCCGTTTTACACGGGGAAGCAAAAGATCGTAGACAGCACGGGACGTGTCGAGAAGTTCCGCCAAAAGTACGGTCTGCGCGGCAAATAG
- a CDS encoding malic enzyme-like NAD(P)-binding protein has translation MTEKTREAALAYHATSPAGKIAIQPTKPCNTQGDLALAYTPGVAEPVRAIAASPEDAYRYTAKGNLVAVVSDGTAVLGLGNVGPLASKPVLEGKAVLFKRFADIDVFDLEIKASSAEQFIEVVAALEPTFGGINLEDIAAPACFAIEKALSERLSIPVFHDDQHGTAVIVCAGLLNALELQGKSLKTARIVCLGAGAAGLTSLHLLMSLGAAVENMILVDSRGVVHSERTDLNRYKQPFAHTTPLRTLAEAMNGADVFIGVAAADLVDAQMIRAMAPRPVVFALANPVPEILPEVAHAARGDLVMATGRSDYPNQVNNVLGFPFIFRGALDVRARQINQAMQLGAVHALSALAKQPIPREVLRAYGLDHLEFGPDYFIPKPLDGRLREWVPAAVAAAAVDTGVAQAPYPAHYPPRPAPSA, from the coding sequence ATGACGGAGAAGACACGGGAAGCAGCGCTCGCGTATCACGCCACGAGTCCCGCGGGGAAGATCGCCATCCAGCCCACCAAGCCGTGCAATACGCAGGGCGACTTGGCGCTGGCCTATACGCCGGGGGTGGCGGAGCCGGTGCGCGCGATCGCGGCAAGCCCGGAGGACGCGTACCGTTACACCGCCAAGGGCAATCTCGTGGCGGTGGTCAGCGACGGGACCGCGGTCCTGGGGCTTGGCAACGTCGGGCCGCTCGCGTCCAAGCCGGTCCTCGAAGGCAAGGCCGTGCTATTTAAACGGTTTGCCGACATCGATGTCTTCGATCTCGAGATCAAGGCGTCATCCGCCGAACAGTTCATCGAGGTCGTCGCGGCCCTCGAACCGACCTTCGGGGGCATCAATCTTGAGGATATCGCCGCGCCCGCGTGCTTTGCCATTGAAAAGGCCTTGAGCGAGCGCCTGTCGATCCCGGTCTTCCACGACGACCAGCACGGCACCGCGGTGATCGTGTGCGCCGGCCTGTTAAACGCCCTCGAACTCCAGGGCAAATCCCTGAAGACCGCCCGTATCGTATGTCTCGGCGCCGGGGCCGCCGGCCTGACCTCCCTGCATCTGCTGATGAGCCTCGGGGCGGCGGTGGAGAACATGATCCTGGTCGACAGTCGCGGCGTGGTCCATAGCGAACGCACCGATCTGAATCGCTACAAACAGCCATTCGCCCACACCACCCCGCTGCGGACGCTGGCCGAGGCCATGAATGGCGCCGATGTGTTCATCGGGGTCGCGGCCGCCGACCTCGTGGACGCCCAGATGATACGCGCCATGGCCCCGCGCCCTGTCGTGTTCGCGCTCGCCAATCCCGTCCCGGAGATCCTGCCCGAGGTGGCTCACGCCGCGCGCGGCGATCTGGTCATGGCCACCGGCCGCTCCGATTATCCCAACCAGGTCAACAATGTCCTGGGCTTCCCGTTCATATTCCGTGGGGCGCTGGACGTACGTGCCCGGCAGATCAATCAGGCCATGCAACTTGGTGCGGTACATGCCCTGAGCGCGCTCGCCAAGCAGCCGATCCCGCGCGAGGTGTTGCGGGCCTACGGCCTCGATCACCTGGAATTCGGGCCGGATTACTTCATCCCCAAACCGCTCGATGGGCGCCTGCGCGAATGGGTGCCAGCCGCCGTGGCCGCCGCCGCCGTCGATACCGGCGTGGCACAGGCCCCCTACCCTGCGCACTATCCGCCGCGACCGGCGCCATCGGCCTGA
- the prmB gene encoding 50S ribosomal protein L3 N(5)-glutamine methyltransferase, protein MAYGAPRTVRDHILFVERRLKAARVVFGHGTEDARDEAAWLVAGAMRIAPDALTGRLGTILGRAAVSRIRALLAARIRTRQPLAYLLGEAWFAGHRYIVDRRVIVPRSLIGEFLPEQGGSPLADPDITSILDLCTGSGAIAMAAARAFPGARVDAVDISEDALRVAARNLRLHGMADRVRLIASDLFSNLKGRRYDLILSNPPYVSEAEMAALPREYRNEPALALAGGADGLDLILPLLREAPEHLTDDGRLVLEVGASRATLEARFPEQPFLWLASANDECVGYWHREDLDGWTGD, encoded by the coding sequence ATGGCCTACGGCGCACCACGGACCGTCCGCGACCATATCCTGTTCGTGGAACGTCGACTGAAGGCGGCGCGCGTAGTCTTCGGACATGGCACCGAAGATGCCCGCGACGAGGCCGCCTGGCTGGTGGCGGGGGCCATGAGGATTGCCCCCGACGCGCTCACCGGACGGCTTGGCACGATCCTCGGGCGCGCGGCCGTGTCGCGCATCCGCGCGCTTTTGGCAGCGCGCATCCGCACCCGCCAACCGCTCGCCTACCTCCTCGGCGAGGCGTGGTTCGCGGGACATCGCTACATCGTTGATCGGCGCGTCATCGTACCGCGCTCCTTGATCGGTGAGTTCCTGCCCGAACAGGGTGGCTCGCCGCTCGCTGATCCCGATATCACCTCCATACTCGACCTCTGCACAGGGAGCGGCGCGATCGCGATGGCCGCGGCGCGGGCGTTTCCGGGGGCACGAGTGGACGCAGTCGACATCTCCGAGGACGCCCTCAGGGTCGCGGCACGCAACCTGCGCCTGCACGGCATGGCCGATCGTGTACGTCTCATCGCCTCCGATCTTTTCAGTAATCTCAAAGGGCGGCGCTATGACCTCATACTGAGCAACCCTCCGTATGTGTCCGAGGCGGAGATGGCGGCCCTGCCCCGCGAATACCGTAACGAGCCCGCGTTGGCGCTCGCGGGCGGGGCCGATGGACTCGACCTGATCCTGCCCCTACTGCGCGAGGCCCCCGAACACCTCACCGACGATGGACGTCTGGTGTTGGAGGTCGGGGCGAGCCGGGCGACGCTCGAGGCACGCTTTCCCGAGCAGCCATTCTTGTGGCTGGCCTCCGCCAATGACGAGTGCGTGGGTTACTGGCATCGGGAAGATCTCGACGGCTGGACAGGCGACTGA
- a CDS encoding AMP-dependent synthetase/ligase, which produces MSVATGRGPATLADLLTNRIAATGEEPAYRHYDGARWRAWNWYAAGREVARARAAFAASGLRRGDRVGICAYNTPEWVFCDLAALSAGLVVVPLFFNDRPENIAYCLKDAGVRWLFVDRPPAAEILDCGLQGIVSFKETRGVASFRDWLAAADGRQVAPADHGPGDLATIVYTSGTTGRPKGVMLTHGNILANVGALLTALPEVAGETHRFLSFLPLSHMLERTVGEYVAIAMGAETVFSRGITELGEDLKIARPTILVSVPKIFERTYGKMQEELKASPRRQRLVAHASALGLAVYEGRARGPERLLARLSDALVGRAVRRRLGGKLRYVFLGGAPAAPRLLGFFTGLGLRFVQGYGLTETAPVISCNRLSDRDLASVGRPLANVTVRFVNDEICVKGPSVMSGYWNLPEATAQAMDAEGYFHTGDLGRLEGGLLYLTGRAKDIIVLSNGEKVAPADVEQAILQDPAFEHALVVGEGRGALALLAVSDTADEQQLRDRANDQLHAFPGYTRIRHVLRVSGPWTIENGFLTPTLKVRRQWIEERYAAAIDALYTAPRGDAEGRPAR; this is translated from the coding sequence ATGAGCGTCGCCACCGGGCGCGGTCCGGCAACGCTCGCCGACCTGTTGACCAACCGTATCGCCGCCACCGGCGAAGAACCCGCCTATCGCCACTACGACGGCGCCCGCTGGCGGGCGTGGAATTGGTACGCTGCCGGCCGCGAGGTGGCGCGCGCGCGCGCGGCGTTTGCGGCCAGTGGACTACGTCGCGGGGATCGGGTAGGGATCTGTGCCTACAATACCCCCGAGTGGGTGTTCTGCGATCTCGCGGCCCTCTCCGCGGGTCTCGTGGTGGTCCCTTTGTTTTTCAATGATCGCCCGGAAAATATCGCCTACTGCCTGAAGGATGCCGGGGTGCGCTGGCTGTTTGTGGACCGCCCACCGGCCGCCGAGATCCTAGACTGCGGGCTCCAGGGTATCGTGAGCTTCAAGGAGACGCGTGGCGTGGCCTCGTTTCGCGACTGGCTGGCGGCCGCCGATGGCCGGCAGGTGGCCCCGGCCGATCATGGTCCGGGCGATCTCGCGACCATCGTCTATACCTCCGGGACCACCGGCCGGCCCAAAGGGGTGATGCTGACCCACGGCAATATCCTCGCCAATGTCGGCGCATTGCTCACGGCCCTCCCCGAGGTGGCCGGGGAGACACACCGCTTCCTGTCGTTTCTGCCGCTGTCGCATATGCTCGAGCGCACGGTCGGGGAATATGTGGCGATCGCCATGGGTGCCGAGACGGTGTTCTCGCGTGGCATCACGGAGCTGGGCGAGGACCTGAAGATCGCGCGCCCCACGATCCTTGTGAGCGTGCCCAAGATCTTCGAGCGCACGTATGGCAAGATGCAGGAGGAGCTCAAGGCCTCGCCGCGTCGCCAGCGCCTCGTGGCGCACGCCTCCGCGCTCGGGCTCGCGGTCTACGAGGGTCGCGCGCGCGGCCCTGAGCGTCTCCTGGCGCGATTGAGCGACGCCTTGGTGGGGCGCGCCGTGCGCCGCCGTCTGGGTGGTAAGCTTCGTTACGTGTTCCTGGGGGGCGCGCCGGCCGCACCACGCCTGCTCGGCTTTTTCACGGGCCTTGGCCTGCGGTTCGTGCAGGGCTACGGCCTCACCGAGACCGCCCCCGTGATCAGCTGCAACCGGCTCTCCGATCGGGATCTGGCGTCCGTGGGCCGGCCGCTCGCCAATGTCACCGTGCGCTTCGTAAACGACGAGATCTGCGTCAAGGGCCCGAGCGTGATGTCCGGATATTGGAACCTCCCGGAGGCGACTGCCCAGGCGATGGACGCCGAGGGTTATTTCCATACCGGAGACCTGGGACGGCTCGAGGGCGGGCTTCTGTATCTCACCGGGCGCGCCAAGGACATCATCGTCCTATCGAACGGTGAAAAGGTGGCGCCGGCCGACGTCGAGCAGGCGATCCTGCAAGACCCCGCATTCGAGCATGCCTTGGTGGTGGGCGAGGGCCGTGGCGCACTGGCGCTGTTGGCGGTAAGCGATACCGCCGACGAGCAGCAGCTCCGGGATCGCGCCAATGACCAGCTGCATGCCTTTCCCGGATATACCCGCATCCGCCATGTGTTGCGCGTAAGCGGCCCCTGGACCATCGAAAACGGCTTCCTCACGCCGACCCTGAAGGTCCGCCGCCAATGGATCGAGGAGCGCTATGCTGCGGCCATCGATGCCCTTTACACGGCGCCGCGTGGGGACGCCGAAGGGCGCCCGGCACGCTAG
- a CDS encoding 3-hydroxyacyl-CoA dehydrogenase NAD-binding domain-containing protein, with protein sequence MTSSWTLSEADDIAELVLDVPGKRHNVLSREVLGELDQLLAILETRPLRGLVIRSGKPQGFAAGADVHEFRCILDAARAAELTRAGQRVLARLAGLPYPSVAIIHGPCLGGGLELALACSYRVACDDERTSLALPEVKLGIHPGFGGTIRLPALIGPLPALSLMLGGRGLPARKAHKVGLVDTCAPQRHLDAAARALLHDVPPKGRPPWYRGFLAAPFLRPYVGAFLQRRLKAKVECRHYPAPCRIVSLWTRQASFEAEALSCAELLVSPVSRHLVHLFELSEELKRRARTQAHGIRRIHVVGAGVMGADIAAWAALKGFHVSLQDRAPEVLARAIKRAHGLFAERLKGRAAEAARDRLMPDMRGGALSGADLVIEAIIENRDAKQALLAQVEAQVPERTIIATNTSSIPLDDLAAGLSVPGRLVGLHFFNPVTKMPLIEVIGGAVSDSRALAAMRSFAVALDRLPVDVKSSPGFLVNRALMPYLLEAVTLAEEGVALADIDAAAVDFGMPMGPIALADTVGLDICLAVAQTLSAPLDLSVPELLTRKVEAGSLGKKSGQGFYRYPQPRRFSSARPPPDLVIAERLIMRLVNEAARCLRLGIVTDPDMVDIGLVYGTGFAPFRGGPLGYAEALGTGEVISRLMELAERYGPRFTPDPAWSQDGMLARRPLDP encoded by the coding sequence ATGACCAGCAGCTGGACGCTGTCGGAGGCCGACGACATCGCCGAGCTTGTCCTGGATGTCCCGGGCAAGCGGCATAATGTCCTGTCGCGGGAGGTCCTGGGCGAGCTCGATCAGCTGCTCGCGATCCTGGAGACCCGCCCCTTGCGCGGACTCGTGATCCGCTCGGGCAAGCCTCAGGGCTTTGCCGCCGGCGCCGATGTCCATGAGTTCCGGTGTATCCTCGACGCCGCGCGCGCCGCCGAACTCACGCGCGCCGGACAGAGGGTTCTCGCGCGTCTTGCAGGTCTCCCGTACCCGTCGGTCGCGATCATCCACGGTCCGTGCCTGGGCGGCGGGCTTGAGCTCGCGCTCGCGTGCAGCTATCGAGTGGCATGCGACGACGAACGCACCAGTCTCGCCCTGCCTGAGGTCAAACTCGGCATCCATCCCGGCTTTGGCGGCACGATCCGGCTGCCGGCCCTGATCGGGCCGCTTCCGGCCTTGTCCCTGATGCTCGGCGGGCGTGGCCTGCCGGCACGCAAGGCGCACAAGGTGGGGTTGGTGGACACATGCGCGCCCCAGCGTCACCTCGACGCCGCGGCGCGCGCGCTGCTTCACGATGTGCCGCCCAAGGGGCGACCGCCCTGGTATCGGGGGTTCCTGGCAGCCCCATTCCTGCGCCCCTATGTCGGCGCGTTTTTGCAGCGCCGCCTGAAGGCCAAGGTCGAATGCCGCCACTATCCGGCCCCGTGCCGCATCGTGTCGCTATGGACCCGCCAGGCGTCGTTCGAGGCCGAGGCCCTGTCGTGCGCGGAACTGCTCGTGAGCCCCGTGAGCCGGCACCTCGTGCACTTGTTCGAGCTCTCCGAGGAGTTGAAGCGGCGCGCGCGCACCCAGGCCCATGGCATTCGGCGCATCCACGTGGTCGGGGCCGGGGTGATGGGCGCCGATATCGCGGCGTGGGCGGCACTCAAGGGTTTCCATGTCAGTCTCCAGGACCGTGCGCCGGAGGTGTTGGCGCGCGCGATCAAGAGGGCCCATGGGCTGTTCGCCGAGCGCCTGAAGGGTCGTGCGGCGGAGGCCGCCCGCGACCGCCTGATGCCGGACATGCGCGGCGGGGCGCTCTCCGGGGCCGATCTCGTCATCGAGGCGATCATCGAAAACCGCGATGCCAAGCAGGCCCTGTTGGCGCAGGTCGAGGCGCAGGTACCGGAGCGCACCATCATAGCCACCAACACATCCAGTATCCCGCTCGACGATCTCGCCGCGGGCCTTTCGGTCCCCGGGCGTCTGGTGGGGCTGCACTTCTTCAATCCCGTGACCAAGATGCCGCTGATCGAGGTCATAGGCGGGGCGGTAAGTGATTCTCGGGCGCTCGCCGCCATGCGTAGTTTCGCGGTGGCCCTCGATCGTCTGCCGGTGGATGTCAAGAGCTCGCCGGGCTTTCTCGTCAACCGTGCGCTGATGCCCTATCTGCTGGAGGCCGTGACCCTCGCTGAAGAAGGCGTGGCGCTCGCCGACATCGATGCGGCCGCCGTCGACTTTGGCATGCCCATGGGCCCGATCGCGCTGGCCGATACGGTCGGGCTCGACATCTGTCTTGCGGTAGCGCAGACCTTGAGCGCGCCCCTGGATTTGTCTGTGCCCGAGCTGTTGACGCGCAAGGTCGAGGCCGGGTCCCTTGGCAAGAAGTCCGGTCAGGGTTTTTATCGTTACCCGCAGCCGCGCCGTTTTTCATCGGCGCGGCCACCCCCCGATCTGGTCATCGCCGAACGGCTCATCATGCGTCTCGTCAACGAGGCGGCGCGCTGCCTGCGCCTTGGCATCGTCACCGATCCCGACATGGTCGATATCGGGCTGGTCTACGGGACCGGGTTTGCGCCGTTTCGCGGCGGCCCGCTCGGCTACGCCGAGGCCCTGGGAACCGGCGAGGTGATCAGTCGCTTGATGGAGCTCGCCGAGCGCTACGGACCGCGCTTCACACCCGACCCGGCATGGTCGCAGGACGGCATGCTCGCGCGTCGCCCCCTGGATCCATGA
- a CDS encoding acetyl-CoA C-acetyltransferase encodes MSGRVFIIDGARTPFLKARDEPGPFSAADLAVMAGRALLARQPFAAEDLDEVILGCVIAAPDEANIARIVGLRLGTGFAVPAHTVQRNCASGLQALASAYDRISAGRAHLVLAGGTEAMSRAPIQWNMAMSRWLARLYRAKGPGQRLRSLAGLRPAYLKPVFSLLRGLRDPVVGLSMGQTAEIVAHRFGIGRLAQDSYALQSHQRAARAQADGLFKDEIEPVYGSQADYYGQDNGVRTDTDLEKLARLRPVFDRPFGDVTSGNSSQITDGAALVVLASAAAVKRWRLPVLGEIVDHAWAGVDPAQMGLGPVHATARLLAANGLAMGDLHHVELNEAFSAQVLACQAAWASPTYARDELGLEAAPGAIDGARLNPHGGAVAIGHPVGATGARLVLHLARSLKDAPGTLGLATLCIGGGQGGAMLIRGGDTS; translated from the coding sequence ATGAGTGGCAGGGTATTTATCATTGACGGCGCGCGCACGCCATTCCTGAAGGCCCGTGACGAGCCCGGGCCTTTCAGTGCCGCCGATCTCGCGGTCATGGCCGGCCGCGCGCTCTTGGCGCGCCAGCCGTTCGCCGCCGAGGATCTGGATGAGGTCATATTGGGCTGTGTCATCGCCGCCCCCGACGAGGCCAACATCGCGCGCATCGTCGGCCTGCGTCTCGGGACAGGTTTTGCGGTCCCGGCGCACACCGTGCAGCGCAACTGCGCCTCCGGTCTGCAGGCGCTAGCCAGCGCCTATGATCGCATCAGCGCCGGGCGCGCCCATCTGGTGCTGGCCGGAGGCACGGAGGCCATGAGCCGCGCGCCCATTCAGTGGAACATGGCCATGAGCCGATGGCTGGCACGTCTGTATCGCGCCAAGGGCCCCGGGCAACGGCTGCGGTCTCTGGCCGGTCTTCGGCCCGCCTACCTAAAGCCGGTGTTCTCGCTTTTGCGCGGTCTGCGCGACCCGGTGGTCGGCCTGTCTATGGGGCAGACCGCCGAGATCGTGGCCCATCGTTTCGGTATCGGGCGGCTGGCCCAGGACAGCTATGCCCTGCAAAGCCACCAGCGGGCGGCGCGCGCCCAGGCTGATGGGCTCTTCAAAGACGAGATCGAGCCCGTCTACGGCTCACAGGCCGACTACTATGGTCAGGACAATGGGGTACGCACCGACACCGATCTCGAGAAGCTCGCGCGCCTGCGTCCGGTGTTCGACCGGCCATTCGGCGATGTGACCTCGGGCAACAGTTCCCAGATCACAGACGGCGCGGCGCTCGTGGTGCTGGCGAGCGCTGCTGCCGTCAAACGCTGGCGCCTGCCGGTATTGGGCGAGATCGTCGATCATGCCTGGGCGGGGGTCGATCCGGCGCAGATGGGCCTTGGGCCGGTGCATGCGACTGCCCGGCTGCTCGCCGCCAACGGGCTTGCCATGGGCGATCTGCATCATGTCGAGCTAAACGAGGCCTTCAGCGCCCAGGTCTTGGCCTGCCAGGCGGCGTGGGCGAGTCCCACCTATGCGCGTGACGAGCTCGGCCTGGAGGCCGCGCCCGGGGCCATCGATGGCGCGCGCCTGAATCCTCACGGGGGGGCGGTGGCGATCGGGCACCCGGTGGGCGCCACCGGCGCGCGGCTGGTCTTGCATCTGGCGCGCTCCCTGAAGGATGCGCCGGGGACGTTAGGGCTCGCCACGCTCTGCATAGGTGGGGGACAGGGCGGGGCCATGCTGATACGGGGAGGGGACACGTCATGA